A single genomic interval of Symphalangus syndactylus isolate Jambi chromosome 18, NHGRI_mSymSyn1-v2.1_pri, whole genome shotgun sequence harbors:
- the TYMP gene encoding thymidine phosphorylase isoform X4, translating to MAASMTPGTGAPPAPGDFSGEGSQGLPDPSPEPKQLPELIRMKRDGGRLSEADIRGFVAAVVNGSAQGAQIGAMLMAIRLRGMDLQETSVLTQALAQSGQQLEWPEAWRQQLVDKHSTGGVGDKVSLVLAPALAACGCKVPMISGRGLGHTGGTLDKLESINGFNVIQSPEQMQVLLEQAGCCIVGQSEQLVPADGILYAARDVTATVDSLPLITASILSKKLVEGLSALVVDVKFGGAAVFPNQEQARELAKTLVGVGASLGLRVAAALTAMDKPLGRCVGHSLEVEEALLCMDGAGPPDLRDLVTTLGGALLWLSGHAGTQAQGAARVAAALDDGSALGRFERMLAAQGVDPGLARALCSGSPAERRQLLPRAREQEELLAPADGTVELVRALPLALVLHELGAGRSRAGEPLRLGVGAELLVDVGQRLRSGTPWLRVHRDGPALSGPQRRALQEALVLSDRAPFAAPSPFAELVLPPQQ from the exons ATGGCGGCCTCGATGACCCCGGGAACCGGGGCCCCACCCGCGCCTGGTGACTTCTCCGGGGAAGGGAGCCAGGGACTTCCCGACCCTTCGCCAGAGCCCAAGCAGCTCCCGGAGCTGATCCGCATGAAGCGAGACGGAGGCCGCCTGAGCGAAGCGGACATCAGGGGCTTCGTGGCCGCTGTGGTGAACGGGAGCGCGCAGGGCGCACAGATCG GGGCCATGCTGATGGCCATCCGACTTCGGGGCATGGATCTGCAGGAGACCTCGGTGCTGACCCAGGCCCTGGCCCAGTCGGGGCAGCAGCTGGAGTGGCCAGAGGCCTGGCGCCAGCAGCTTGTGGACAAGCATTCCACAGGGGGTGTGGGTGACAAGGTCAGCCTGGTCCTCGCACCTGCCCTGGCGGCGTGTGGCTGCAAG GTGCCAATGATCAGCGGACGTGGTCTGGGGCACACAGGAGGCACCTTGGATAAGCTGGAGTCTATTAATGGATTCAATGTCATCCAGAGCCCAGAGCAG ATGCAAGTGCTGCTGGAGCAGGCGGGCTGCTGTATCGTGGGTCAGAGTGAGCAGCTGGTCCCTGCAGACGGAATCCTATATGCAGCCAGAGACGTGACAGCCACCGTGGACAGCCTGCCACTCATCACAG CCTCCATCCTCAGTAAGAAGCTCGTGGAGGGGCTGTCCGCTCTGGTGGTGGACGTTAAGTTCGGAGGGGCCGCCGTCTTCCCCAACCAGGAGCAGGCCCGGGAGCTGGCAAAGACGCTG GTTGGTGTGGGAGCCAGCCTAGGACTTCGGGTCGCGGCAGCGCTGACCGCCATGGACAAGCCCCTGGGCCGCTGCGTGGGCCACtccctggaggtggaggaggcGCTGCTCTGCATGGACGGCGCAGGCCCGCCAGACTTAAGGGACCTGGTCACCACGCTCG GGGGCGCCCTGCTCTGGCTCAGCGGACACGCGGGGACTCAGGCCCAGGGCGCTGCCCGGGTGGCGGCGGCGCTGGACGACGGCTCGGCCCTTGGCCGCTTCGAGCGgatgctggcggcgcagggcgtGGATCCCGGTCTGGCCCGAGCCCTGTGCTCCGGAAGCCCAGCAGAGCGCCGGCAGCTGCTGCCTCGCGCCCGGGAGCAGGAGGAGCTGCTGGCGCCCGCGGATG GCACCGTGGAGCTGGTCCGGGCGCTGCCGCTGGCGCTGGTGCTGCACGAGCTCGGGGCCGGGCGCAGCCGCGCTGGGGAGCCGCTCCGCCTGGGGGTGGGCGCCGAGCTGCTGGTCGACGTGGGTCAGAGGCTGCGCAGTG GGACGCCCTGGCTCCGCGTGCACCGGGACGGCCCCGCACTCAGCGGCCCGCAGCGTCGCGCCCTGCAGGAGGCGCTCGTACTCTCCGACCGCGCGCCATTCGCCGCCCCCTCGCCCTTCGCAGAGCTTGTTCTGCCGCCGCAGCAATAA
- the TYMP gene encoding thymidine phosphorylase isoform X2 has protein sequence MAASMTPGTGAPPAPGDFSGEGSQGLPDPSPEPKQLPELIRMKRDGGRLSEADIRGFVAAVVNGSAQGAQIGAMLMAIRLRGMDLQETSVLTQALAQSGQQLEWPEAWRQQLVDKHSTGGVGDKVSLVLAPALAACGCKVPMISGRGLGHTGGTLDKLESINGFNVIQSPEQMQVLLEQAGCCIVGQSEQLVPADGILYAARDVTATVDSLPLITASILSKKLVEGLSALVVDVKFGGAAVFPNQEQARELAKTLVGVGASLGLRVAAALTAMDKPLGRCVGHSLEVEEALLCMDGAGPPDLRDLVTTLGGALLWLSGHAGTQAQGAARVAAALDDGSALGRFERMLAAQGVDPGLARALCSGSPAERRQLLPRAREQEELLAPADGTVELVRALPLALVLHELGAGRSRAGEPLRLGVGAELLVDVGQRLRSGERCPRPRPAGPAPSPSSGRAASDRPSLRRDALAPRAPGRPRTQRPAASRPAGGARTLRPRAIRRPLALRRACSAAAAIKLLCRETLSVPGAPGRERRDRG, from the exons ATGGCGGCCTCGATGACCCCGGGAACCGGGGCCCCACCCGCGCCTGGTGACTTCTCCGGGGAAGGGAGCCAGGGACTTCCCGACCCTTCGCCAGAGCCCAAGCAGCTCCCGGAGCTGATCCGCATGAAGCGAGACGGAGGCCGCCTGAGCGAAGCGGACATCAGGGGCTTCGTGGCCGCTGTGGTGAACGGGAGCGCGCAGGGCGCACAGATCG GGGCCATGCTGATGGCCATCCGACTTCGGGGCATGGATCTGCAGGAGACCTCGGTGCTGACCCAGGCCCTGGCCCAGTCGGGGCAGCAGCTGGAGTGGCCAGAGGCCTGGCGCCAGCAGCTTGTGGACAAGCATTCCACAGGGGGTGTGGGTGACAAGGTCAGCCTGGTCCTCGCACCTGCCCTGGCGGCGTGTGGCTGCAAG GTGCCAATGATCAGCGGACGTGGTCTGGGGCACACAGGAGGCACCTTGGATAAGCTGGAGTCTATTAATGGATTCAATGTCATCCAGAGCCCAGAGCAG ATGCAAGTGCTGCTGGAGCAGGCGGGCTGCTGTATCGTGGGTCAGAGTGAGCAGCTGGTCCCTGCAGACGGAATCCTATATGCAGCCAGAGACGTGACAGCCACCGTGGACAGCCTGCCACTCATCACAG CCTCCATCCTCAGTAAGAAGCTCGTGGAGGGGCTGTCCGCTCTGGTGGTGGACGTTAAGTTCGGAGGGGCCGCCGTCTTCCCCAACCAGGAGCAGGCCCGGGAGCTGGCAAAGACGCTG GTTGGTGTGGGAGCCAGCCTAGGACTTCGGGTCGCGGCAGCGCTGACCGCCATGGACAAGCCCCTGGGCCGCTGCGTGGGCCACtccctggaggtggaggaggcGCTGCTCTGCATGGACGGCGCAGGCCCGCCAGACTTAAGGGACCTGGTCACCACGCTCG GGGGCGCCCTGCTCTGGCTCAGCGGACACGCGGGGACTCAGGCCCAGGGCGCTGCCCGGGTGGCGGCGGCGCTGGACGACGGCTCGGCCCTTGGCCGCTTCGAGCGgatgctggcggcgcagggcgtGGATCCCGGTCTGGCCCGAGCCCTGTGCTCCGGAAGCCCAGCAGAGCGCCGGCAGCTGCTGCCTCGCGCCCGGGAGCAGGAGGAGCTGCTGGCGCCCGCGGATG GCACCGTGGAGCTGGTCCGGGCGCTGCCGCTGGCGCTGGTGCTGCACGAGCTCGGGGCCGGGCGCAGCCGCGCTGGGGAGCCGCTCCGCCTGGGGGTGGGCGCCGAGCTGCTGGTCGACGTGGGTCAGAGGCTGCGCAGTGGTGAGCgctgcccccgcccccgccccgccggcCCCGCACCCTCGCCCAGCTCCGGCCGCGCGGCCTCTGACCGCCCCTCACTCCGCAGGGACGCCCTGGCTCCGCGTGCACCGGGACGGCCCCGCACTCAGCGGCCCGCAGCGTCGCGCCCTGCAGGAGGCGCTCGTACTCTCCGACCGCGCGCCATTCGCCGCCCCCTCGCCCTTCGCAGAGCTTGTTCTGCCGCCGCAGCAATAAAGCTCCTTTGCCGCGAAACCTTGTCAGTGCCTGGCGCGCCGGGGAGGGAGCGGAGGGATAGAGGGTAG
- the TYMP gene encoding thymidine phosphorylase isoform X1 yields the protein MAASMTPGTGAPPAPGDFSGEGSQGLPDPSPEPKQLPELIRMKRDGGRLSEADIRGFVAAVVNGSAQGAQIGAMLMAIRLRGMDLQETSVLTQALAQSGQQLEWPEAWRQQLVDKHSTGGVGDKVSLVLAPALAACGCKVPMISGRGLGHTGGTLDKLESINGFNVIQSPEQMQVLLEQAGCCIVGQSEQLVPADGILYAARDVTATVDSLPLITASILSKKLVEGLSALVVDVKFGGAAVFPNQEQARELAKTLVGVGASLGLRVAAALTAMDKPLGRCVGHSLEVEEALLCMDGAGPPDLRDLVTTLGGALLWLSGHAGTQAQGAARVAAALDDGSALGRFERMLAAQGVDPGLARALCSGSPAERRQLLPRAREQEELLAPADGEGRGSPRHSASAIPFPSRCPAPSRARASQPLSPQAPWSWSGRCRWRWCCTSSGPGAAALGSRSAWGWAPSCWSTWVRGCAVVSAAPAPAPPAPHPRPAPAARPLTAPHSAGTPWLRVHRDGPALSGPQRRALQEALVLSDRAPFAAPSPFAELVLPPQQ from the exons ATGGCGGCCTCGATGACCCCGGGAACCGGGGCCCCACCCGCGCCTGGTGACTTCTCCGGGGAAGGGAGCCAGGGACTTCCCGACCCTTCGCCAGAGCCCAAGCAGCTCCCGGAGCTGATCCGCATGAAGCGAGACGGAGGCCGCCTGAGCGAAGCGGACATCAGGGGCTTCGTGGCCGCTGTGGTGAACGGGAGCGCGCAGGGCGCACAGATCG GGGCCATGCTGATGGCCATCCGACTTCGGGGCATGGATCTGCAGGAGACCTCGGTGCTGACCCAGGCCCTGGCCCAGTCGGGGCAGCAGCTGGAGTGGCCAGAGGCCTGGCGCCAGCAGCTTGTGGACAAGCATTCCACAGGGGGTGTGGGTGACAAGGTCAGCCTGGTCCTCGCACCTGCCCTGGCGGCGTGTGGCTGCAAG GTGCCAATGATCAGCGGACGTGGTCTGGGGCACACAGGAGGCACCTTGGATAAGCTGGAGTCTATTAATGGATTCAATGTCATCCAGAGCCCAGAGCAG ATGCAAGTGCTGCTGGAGCAGGCGGGCTGCTGTATCGTGGGTCAGAGTGAGCAGCTGGTCCCTGCAGACGGAATCCTATATGCAGCCAGAGACGTGACAGCCACCGTGGACAGCCTGCCACTCATCACAG CCTCCATCCTCAGTAAGAAGCTCGTGGAGGGGCTGTCCGCTCTGGTGGTGGACGTTAAGTTCGGAGGGGCCGCCGTCTTCCCCAACCAGGAGCAGGCCCGGGAGCTGGCAAAGACGCTG GTTGGTGTGGGAGCCAGCCTAGGACTTCGGGTCGCGGCAGCGCTGACCGCCATGGACAAGCCCCTGGGCCGCTGCGTGGGCCACtccctggaggtggaggaggcGCTGCTCTGCATGGACGGCGCAGGCCCGCCAGACTTAAGGGACCTGGTCACCACGCTCG GGGGCGCCCTGCTCTGGCTCAGCGGACACGCGGGGACTCAGGCCCAGGGCGCTGCCCGGGTGGCGGCGGCGCTGGACGACGGCTCGGCCCTTGGCCGCTTCGAGCGgatgctggcggcgcagggcgtGGATCCCGGTCTGGCCCGAGCCCTGTGCTCCGGAAGCCCAGCAGAGCGCCGGCAGCTGCTGCCTCGCGCCCGGGAGCAGGAGGAGCTGCTGGCGCCCGCGGATGGTGAGGGTCGGGGGAGTCCCCGTCATTCCGCCTCCGCGATCCCCTTCCCTTCCCGATGCCCCGCCCCTTCCCGAGCCCGCGCCTCTCAGCCCCTCTCCCCGCAGGCACCGTGGAGCTGGTCCGGGCGCTGCCGCTGGCGCTGGTGCTGCACGAGCTCGGGGCCGGGCGCAGCCGCGCTGGGGAGCCGCTCCGCCTGGGGGTGGGCGCCGAGCTGCTGGTCGACGTGGGTCAGAGGCTGCGCAGTGGTGAGCgctgcccccgcccccgccccgccggcCCCGCACCCTCGCCCAGCTCCGGCCGCGCGGCCTCTGACCGCCCCTCACTCCGCAGGGACGCCCTGGCTCCGCGTGCACCGGGACGGCCCCGCACTCAGCGGCCCGCAGCGTCGCGCCCTGCAGGAGGCGCTCGTACTCTCCGACCGCGCGCCATTCGCCGCCCCCTCGCCCTTCGCAGAGCTTGTTCTGCCGCCGCAGCAATAA
- the TYMP gene encoding thymidine phosphorylase isoform X3, with protein sequence MAASMTPGTGAPPAPGDFSGEGSQGLPDPSPEPKQLPELIRMKRDGGRLSEADIRGFVAAVVNGSAQGAQIGAMLMAIRLRGMDLQETSVLTQALAQSGQQLEWPEAWRQQLVDKHSTGGVGDKVSLVLAPALAACGCKVPMISGRGLGHTGGTLDKLESINGFNVIQSPEQMQVLLEQAGCCIVGQSEQLVPADGILYAARDVTATVDSLPLITASILSKKLVEGLSALVVDVKFGGAAVFPNQEQARELAKTLVGVGASLGLRVAAALTAMDKPLGRCVGHSLEVEEALLCMDGAGPPDLRDLVTTLGGALLWLSGHAGTQAQGAARVAAALDDGSALGRFERMLAAQGVDPGLARALCSGSPAERRQLLPRAREQEELLAPADAPLPAGTVELVRALPLALVLHELGAGRSRAGEPLRLGVGAELLVDVGQRLRSGTPWLRVHRDGPALSGPQRRALQEALVLSDRAPFAAPSPFAELVLPPQQ encoded by the exons ATGGCGGCCTCGATGACCCCGGGAACCGGGGCCCCACCCGCGCCTGGTGACTTCTCCGGGGAAGGGAGCCAGGGACTTCCCGACCCTTCGCCAGAGCCCAAGCAGCTCCCGGAGCTGATCCGCATGAAGCGAGACGGAGGCCGCCTGAGCGAAGCGGACATCAGGGGCTTCGTGGCCGCTGTGGTGAACGGGAGCGCGCAGGGCGCACAGATCG GGGCCATGCTGATGGCCATCCGACTTCGGGGCATGGATCTGCAGGAGACCTCGGTGCTGACCCAGGCCCTGGCCCAGTCGGGGCAGCAGCTGGAGTGGCCAGAGGCCTGGCGCCAGCAGCTTGTGGACAAGCATTCCACAGGGGGTGTGGGTGACAAGGTCAGCCTGGTCCTCGCACCTGCCCTGGCGGCGTGTGGCTGCAAG GTGCCAATGATCAGCGGACGTGGTCTGGGGCACACAGGAGGCACCTTGGATAAGCTGGAGTCTATTAATGGATTCAATGTCATCCAGAGCCCAGAGCAG ATGCAAGTGCTGCTGGAGCAGGCGGGCTGCTGTATCGTGGGTCAGAGTGAGCAGCTGGTCCCTGCAGACGGAATCCTATATGCAGCCAGAGACGTGACAGCCACCGTGGACAGCCTGCCACTCATCACAG CCTCCATCCTCAGTAAGAAGCTCGTGGAGGGGCTGTCCGCTCTGGTGGTGGACGTTAAGTTCGGAGGGGCCGCCGTCTTCCCCAACCAGGAGCAGGCCCGGGAGCTGGCAAAGACGCTG GTTGGTGTGGGAGCCAGCCTAGGACTTCGGGTCGCGGCAGCGCTGACCGCCATGGACAAGCCCCTGGGCCGCTGCGTGGGCCACtccctggaggtggaggaggcGCTGCTCTGCATGGACGGCGCAGGCCCGCCAGACTTAAGGGACCTGGTCACCACGCTCG GGGGCGCCCTGCTCTGGCTCAGCGGACACGCGGGGACTCAGGCCCAGGGCGCTGCCCGGGTGGCGGCGGCGCTGGACGACGGCTCGGCCCTTGGCCGCTTCGAGCGgatgctggcggcgcagggcgtGGATCCCGGTCTGGCCCGAGCCCTGTGCTCCGGAAGCCCAGCAGAGCGCCGGCAGCTGCTGCCTCGCGCCCGGGAGCAGGAGGAGCTGCTGGCGCCCGCGGATG CCCCTCTCCCCGCAGGCACCGTGGAGCTGGTCCGGGCGCTGCCGCTGGCGCTGGTGCTGCACGAGCTCGGGGCCGGGCGCAGCCGCGCTGGGGAGCCGCTCCGCCTGGGGGTGGGCGCCGAGCTGCTGGTCGACGTGGGTCAGAGGCTGCGCAGTG GGACGCCCTGGCTCCGCGTGCACCGGGACGGCCCCGCACTCAGCGGCCCGCAGCGTCGCGCCCTGCAGGAGGCGCTCGTACTCTCCGACCGCGCGCCATTCGCCGCCCCCTCGCCCTTCGCAGAGCTTGTTCTGCCGCCGCAGCAATAA